A genomic stretch from Streptomyces sp. QL37 includes:
- a CDS encoding zinc-binding dehydrogenase: protein MKAITIQTYGGPEGLAVVHMPAPTPAAGQVLIDTEAVGVGGVDTVIRSGALAAYGFEKGFIPGSEVAGTVTAVGGGVDASWVGRRVWAFTGTGGGYVERAVAPVDETIPLPAGLSTVDAVTLGSSGVVAHFGLRHARFTPGETVLVRGAAGSIGIMAVQLAARGGAAAVAVTTSSAERGERLRRLGASHVLDRSGEGGDQAPSYYDVIIDVVAGGDMPSFFDRLNPNGRLVAVGAVGGQPPADFGTKIMAAFRKSLSFAAFSAATVSGAERRAVRSEQFAAASRGEIETVVHETLPLDAAVLAHRKMDAGEVFGRIVLTP from the coding sequence TTGAAGGCAATCACGATCCAGACGTACGGAGGCCCCGAAGGACTGGCGGTGGTCCACATGCCGGCGCCCACGCCCGCCGCCGGACAGGTCCTGATCGACACCGAGGCGGTGGGCGTCGGTGGAGTCGACACCGTGATCCGGAGCGGCGCCCTGGCCGCCTACGGCTTCGAGAAGGGCTTCATCCCGGGCAGCGAGGTGGCGGGCACCGTGACCGCGGTCGGCGGCGGGGTCGACGCCTCCTGGGTCGGCCGACGGGTGTGGGCGTTCACCGGAACCGGCGGAGGCTACGTCGAACGGGCCGTCGCGCCGGTCGACGAGACCATCCCCCTGCCCGCGGGGCTCTCCACCGTCGACGCGGTGACGCTGGGGAGCTCCGGCGTGGTGGCGCACTTCGGGCTCCGGCACGCCCGTTTCACTCCCGGGGAGACGGTCCTGGTGCGTGGGGCGGCCGGCAGCATCGGGATCATGGCCGTACAACTCGCCGCTCGCGGCGGTGCCGCCGCGGTGGCGGTCACCACCTCTTCCGCCGAGCGCGGCGAGCGGCTGCGGCGTCTCGGCGCGAGCCATGTGCTGGACCGCTCCGGAGAGGGAGGGGATCAGGCCCCCTCGTACTACGACGTCATCATCGACGTGGTGGCGGGTGGGGACATGCCGTCGTTCTTCGACCGGCTCAACCCGAACGGCCGCCTGGTGGCCGTGGGAGCTGTCGGAGGTCAGCCGCCGGCGGACTTCGGCACGAAGATCATGGCGGCGTTCCGGAAGTCGTTGTCGTTCGCCGCTTTCAGCGCGGCCACGGTCAGCGGAGCCGAGCGGCGTGCCGTACGGAGCGAGCAGTTCGCGGCTGCGAGCCGCGGCGAGATCGAAACAGTGGTGCACGAGACGCTCCCCCTGGACGCAGCCGTGCTGGCGCACCGGAAGATGGACGCGGGCGAGGTCTTCGGCAGGATCGTGCTGACCCCGTAG
- a CDS encoding aromatic amino acid ammonia-lyase, giving the protein MSSRMVNTAVEDDGAIVVLDGRGLMVADVVRMAESAAKPVPAADGMKRVEASWVAAREIASWGRVYGRSTGVGANRNESVPTDAAADHGLRLLRSHAGAIGEELPARQVRAMLAVRANQLLAGGAGLRPTVVTALCEALETGAYPKVNEFGSVGTGDIAALAQMGLALAGEHPWEGTGTAPGPQPLDNNDALALISSNALTLGQSALAVHELRGLIAATQVVAALSLMAIDGSYEAYALPVHEARRHAGSYAVAQRMRLLLGAPDRPTPPLGRIQDPYGFRCVPQIHGPAHDAADALEEVLAVEINAAAENPLISADDMAAYHHGGFYLAQLALSLDHFRLAVSQVARLSTSRLSTLNEPGFTRLRPFLADGEPASSGVMILEYAAGAALGDLRAFSAPASLGHAVLSRGVEEQASFASLAARQTLRACEAYRLVVGCELVAAVRALRQRDMRLDPGLPVGRAFELADSVLDAELADRPLTDDVTRAAGLLDRFTDLWLGLGSGGGAAFDGQGVVKGMVRAAAVVDP; this is encoded by the coding sequence ATGTCGTCTCGTATGGTGAACACGGCGGTCGAGGACGACGGTGCGATCGTCGTCCTCGACGGCCGCGGACTGATGGTCGCAGATGTCGTACGCATGGCCGAATCCGCAGCGAAGCCCGTCCCGGCGGCGGACGGGATGAAGCGCGTCGAGGCCTCCTGGGTCGCCGCACGGGAGATCGCGTCGTGGGGTCGCGTCTACGGTCGTTCCACCGGTGTGGGTGCTAACCGGAATGAGTCCGTGCCGACGGACGCCGCAGCCGACCACGGCCTGCGGCTGCTGCGCAGCCATGCCGGGGCGATCGGCGAGGAGCTGCCGGCGCGGCAGGTCCGCGCCATGCTGGCGGTCCGCGCCAACCAGCTGCTCGCGGGTGGCGCCGGCCTGCGCCCCACCGTCGTCACGGCCCTGTGCGAGGCGCTGGAGACGGGCGCCTACCCGAAGGTCAACGAATTCGGCTCGGTCGGCACCGGCGACATCGCCGCGCTCGCGCAGATGGGACTCGCGCTGGCGGGTGAACACCCGTGGGAGGGGACGGGGACGGCCCCCGGCCCGCAGCCCCTCGACAACAACGACGCCCTCGCCCTGATCAGCAGCAACGCCCTCACCCTCGGCCAGTCGGCGCTCGCGGTGCACGAGCTGCGCGGTCTGATCGCGGCCACGCAGGTGGTGGCTGCGCTCTCCCTGATGGCGATCGACGGTTCGTACGAGGCGTACGCGCTGCCCGTGCACGAGGCGCGCCGGCATGCCGGCTCGTACGCAGTCGCGCAACGCATGCGTCTGCTGCTCGGTGCGCCCGACCGTCCCACGCCGCCGCTCGGCCGCATCCAGGACCCGTACGGCTTCCGTTGTGTGCCCCAGATCCACGGGCCCGCGCATGACGCGGCGGACGCGCTCGAAGAAGTCCTCGCGGTCGAGATCAACGCGGCGGCGGAGAACCCGCTGATCTCGGCGGACGACATGGCGGCGTATCACCACGGCGGCTTCTACCTCGCGCAACTAGCCCTTTCGCTGGACCACTTCAGGCTGGCGGTGTCGCAGGTGGCGCGCCTGTCGACCTCGCGTCTCTCGACGCTCAACGAACCGGGATTCACGCGTCTGCGGCCGTTCCTCGCGGACGGAGAGCCGGCGTCGTCCGGCGTGATGATCCTCGAATACGCGGCCGGGGCGGCGCTCGGGGACCTGCGGGCCTTCTCGGCGCCCGCGTCGCTCGGTCACGCGGTGCTCTCGCGAGGGGTCGAGGAGCAGGCCAGCTTCGCCTCGCTGGCGGCGCGCCAGACGCTGCGGGCGTGCGAGGCCTACCGGCTCGTCGTGGGCTGCGAACTCGTCGCGGCCGTGAGGGCGTTGCGGCAGCGCGACATGCGGCTCGATCCAGGGCTGCCCGTCGGCCGCGCCTTCGAGCTGGCGGACTCGGTCCTCGATGCGGAGCTGGCCGACCGGCCGCTGACGGACGATGTGACCCGGGCGGCCGGGCTGCTCGACCGGTTCACCGACCTGTGGCTGGGGCTCGGGTCAGGGGGCGGAGCGGCTTTCGACGGTCAGGGTGTGGTGAAGGGGATGGTCCGAGCGGCGGCCGTCGTCGATCCGTAG
- a CDS encoding ABC transporter ATP-binding protein, with the protein MQPGKGLLMIQFDKAHKRFPNGTTAVHDLTLEMPEGGVTVLVGSSGCGKTTTLRMINRMVDPTSGTVRVNGKDVLEQDAAELRRSIGYVIQQSGLFPHRTVLDNIATVPLLLGWGRRKARTRAAELLETVGLSADTGKRYPHQLSGGQQQRVGVARALAADPPVLLMDEPFGAVDPVVRTQLQDELLRLQKELNKTIVFVTHDIDEAVRLGDRIAVFRTGGHLVQCASPAELLARPSDAFVADFLGAERGLKLLSLSTLAELPQGPAPVGTRWQLTLDPARKPLAWRDSETRAETPVRPLRDTDSLLSALNESIAAPSGLVARVDAEGVLTGVTSREDIHDHAGHVHSEASTVLA; encoded by the coding sequence ATGCAGCCGGGCAAGGGACTCCTCATGATCCAATTCGACAAGGCCCACAAGCGCTTCCCGAACGGCACAACGGCGGTGCACGACCTCACTCTTGAGATGCCGGAAGGGGGTGTGACCGTCCTCGTCGGATCTTCCGGTTGCGGCAAGACGACGACCCTCCGCATGATCAACCGGATGGTCGATCCGACCTCCGGGACGGTCAGGGTCAACGGCAAGGACGTCCTGGAACAGGACGCCGCCGAACTGCGCCGTTCCATCGGTTACGTCATCCAGCAGTCCGGGCTCTTCCCCCACCGCACCGTCCTGGACAACATCGCGACCGTGCCGCTACTGCTCGGCTGGGGCCGCAGGAAGGCGCGGACGCGGGCCGCCGAACTCCTGGAGACGGTCGGCCTCTCCGCCGACACGGGGAAGCGCTACCCGCACCAGCTCTCCGGTGGCCAGCAGCAGCGGGTCGGCGTGGCGCGCGCTCTCGCCGCGGACCCTCCGGTGCTCCTGATGGACGAGCCGTTCGGCGCTGTCGACCCCGTGGTCCGCACCCAGCTCCAGGATGAACTTCTGCGTCTGCAGAAGGAGTTGAACAAGACCATCGTCTTCGTCACGCATGACATCGACGAGGCCGTACGGCTCGGCGACCGCATAGCCGTGTTCCGGACCGGCGGCCACCTCGTCCAGTGCGCGAGCCCCGCCGAGCTCCTGGCCCGGCCCTCGGACGCGTTCGTCGCGGACTTCCTGGGCGCGGAGCGAGGCCTGAAGCTGCTGTCCCTCTCGACTCTCGCGGAGCTGCCGCAGGGGCCCGCCCCCGTGGGCACCCGCTGGCAGCTGACCCTCGACCCGGCCCGGAAGCCGCTGGCCTGGCGCGACAGCGAGACCCGTGCGGAGACCCCGGTACGCCCCCTGCGGGACACGGACTCGCTGCTCTCCGCTCTCAACGAGTCGATCGCCGCGCCGAGCGGCCTGGTGGCCCGGGTCGACGCGGAGGGCGTCCTCACCGGCGTGACGTCACGCGAGGACATCCACGACCACGCGGGTCACGTGCACAGCGAGGCAAGCACGGTGCTCGCATGA
- a CDS encoding ABC transporter permease, whose amino-acid sequence MTVDGSWISDHTGDLTALALSHLQAALTAVLLGLIVSLPLAVVAHRVRRLRGLLLGLSNVLFTIPSIAVFVLLLPVSGLTRTTTVIGLTIYTLVVLLRNTVEGLDSVPVRTKEAAKAMGSRPLHTLLTVELPLALPVIMAGVRIATVMAISLVSVATYIGDGGLGQLFTDGFQRNFPTPVIVGVVLTLLLALVADALLVALQYVLTPWTRRQKQRA is encoded by the coding sequence ATGACCGTCGACGGGTCGTGGATATCCGACCACACCGGTGACCTCACCGCCCTGGCCCTCTCCCACCTCCAGGCGGCACTCACCGCCGTGCTCCTCGGTCTGATCGTCTCGCTCCCCCTGGCTGTTGTCGCGCACCGGGTACGGAGGCTGCGCGGGCTCCTCCTCGGCCTGTCCAACGTCCTGTTCACCATCCCGTCCATCGCCGTCTTCGTGCTCCTCCTGCCGGTCAGCGGTCTCACCCGCACCACCACCGTCATCGGCCTGACGATCTACACGCTCGTCGTGCTCCTGCGGAACACGGTCGAAGGCCTGGACTCCGTCCCCGTCCGGACGAAGGAGGCCGCGAAGGCCATGGGCTCCCGGCCGCTGCACACCCTGCTCACCGTCGAACTGCCCCTCGCCCTCCCGGTGATCATGGCGGGCGTGCGGATCGCGACGGTGATGGCCATCTCCCTCGTCTCCGTGGCCACGTACATCGGCGACGGCGGACTCGGACAGCTCTTCACTGACGGGTTCCAGCGCAACTTCCCGACCCCCGTGATCGTCGGCGTCGTACTGACCCTGCTCCTCGCGCTCGTCGCGGACGCTCTTCTCGTCGCCCTTCAGTACGTCCTTACCCCCTGGACCCGCCGGCAGAAGCAGAGGGCCTGA
- a CDS encoding ABC transporter permease, translating to MYELFKNLGAWLVGGEQWAGADGIGHRLAEHLQYSLLATLVAAAVALPIGLLIGHTGRGAFVAINLSSFGRALPTVGLVVLVFLASGLSMWPVYIALVALAVPSIVTNTYAGMTAVDPEVRDAARGQGMRGHQVLLQVELPLALPLIMTGLRLALIQVVATATIAAYVSFGGLGRYVFDGLAQRDLVQVLGGAVLVAVVAVVLDLTLSALQRALFRHRPAKPAQEQAR from the coding sequence GTGTACGAACTCTTCAAGAACCTCGGCGCCTGGCTCGTCGGCGGCGAACAGTGGGCCGGGGCGGACGGCATCGGCCACCGCCTCGCCGAGCATCTCCAGTACTCACTGCTGGCCACGCTCGTCGCCGCCGCCGTCGCACTGCCGATCGGCCTGCTCATAGGTCACACCGGGCGCGGCGCGTTCGTCGCCATCAACCTCTCCAGCTTCGGCCGGGCGCTGCCCACCGTCGGCCTCGTCGTGCTGGTCTTCCTCGCCAGCGGTCTGTCGATGTGGCCCGTCTACATCGCCCTTGTGGCGCTCGCCGTACCCTCCATCGTCACCAACACGTACGCGGGCATGACCGCCGTCGACCCGGAGGTGCGGGACGCTGCGCGCGGGCAGGGCATGCGCGGGCACCAGGTCCTCCTCCAGGTCGAACTCCCGCTCGCGCTCCCGCTGATCATGACCGGGCTGCGGCTCGCGCTCATCCAGGTCGTCGCGACGGCCACCATCGCCGCGTACGTCTCCTTCGGCGGGCTCGGCCGGTACGTCTTCGACGGGCTCGCCCAGCGCGACCTCGTACAGGTGCTCGGGGGCGCCGTGCTCGTGGCGGTCGTCGCCGTCGTACTCGATCTCACGCTCTCCGCGCTCCAGCGCGCCCTTTTCCGTCATCGCCCCGCCAAGCCGGCCCAGGAGCAAGCACGATGA
- a CDS encoding ABC transporter substrate-binding protein, translating into MNRRTLLGGLFAAASVPALAACGGGITSLDGQGSGGAGGGSSKGGVTIGTANFTENQVLGHLYAAALEAEGVKTTVRPNLGTREILIPALEGGDIDLLPEYQGALLHYLDAEAKATEEGEMQNALAMSLPRGLQILPYGMAEDSDAFVVTRETAEKYGLKSLADLAEHNGKLVIGAAPEVKKRTVGAVGLKDVYGVEFKEFKSLDSSGPLVKGALRKGDVDVANLFTTDTDIAAEHWVVLTDPKNLVPGQHVVPLIADRKADSTVRKALARLGGTLTTEDLTELNRLVDKDRKDPEDVAKDWAAKHGIRKK; encoded by the coding sequence ATGAACCGCAGAACTCTTCTCGGCGGGCTCTTCGCCGCCGCCTCCGTCCCCGCGCTCGCTGCCTGCGGCGGCGGGATCACCTCCCTCGACGGGCAGGGATCCGGCGGTGCAGGCGGAGGCTCCAGCAAGGGCGGTGTCACCATCGGCACCGCCAACTTCACCGAGAACCAGGTGCTCGGACACCTCTACGCGGCGGCGCTCGAAGCGGAGGGCGTGAAGACCACCGTCCGCCCCAACCTCGGCACCCGCGAGATCCTCATACCCGCCCTCGAGGGCGGCGACATCGACCTTCTGCCCGAGTACCAGGGGGCCCTGCTGCACTACCTCGACGCGGAGGCGAAGGCCACCGAGGAGGGCGAGATGCAGAACGCCCTCGCCATGTCCCTGCCGCGCGGCCTCCAGATCCTGCCCTACGGCATGGCGGAGGACTCCGACGCCTTCGTCGTCACCCGGGAGACCGCCGAGAAGTACGGCCTGAAGTCCCTCGCCGACCTCGCCGAGCACAACGGGAAGCTCGTCATCGGCGCGGCGCCGGAGGTCAAGAAGCGCACGGTGGGCGCGGTGGGACTCAAGGACGTGTACGGCGTGGAGTTCAAGGAGTTCAAGTCCCTCGACTCCTCGGGTCCGCTGGTCAAGGGCGCCCTGCGGAAGGGCGACGTCGACGTGGCGAACCTCTTCACCACGGACACCGACATAGCCGCCGAGCACTGGGTCGTCCTCACCGACCCGAAGAACCTCGTCCCCGGCCAGCACGTCGTCCCGCTGATCGCAGACCGCAAGGCCGACTCGACGGTCCGCAAGGCGCTCGCCCGGCTCGGCGGCACGCTGACGACCGAGGACCTCACCGAGCTCAACCGCCTGGTGGACAAGGACAGGAAGGACCCCGAGGACGTCGCGAAGGACTGGGCGGCGAAGCACGGGATCAGGAAGAAGTAG
- a CDS encoding cytosine permease gives MAAEDLVERRSIDVVPDDERHGTAFSQFTLWLGANLQITAVVTGALAVVFGGDVVWSAVGLLLGNLLGGAVMALHSAQGPKLGLPQMIQSRAQFGVRGAVVPLLLVILMYVGFFASGSVLAGQATAELTHTDDTTGIVVFALVTAVTAAVGYRVIHVLGRVASVVCALAFIYLGIRLLDRADLSALLGDARFDLPMFLLAVSLSASWQLAFGPYVADYSRYLPRTTSGRVTFWWTLSGSAVGSQWSMTFGVLVAASAGEAFLVNQVGYVVGLGGTGLVASFLYFVIALGKLTINVLNTYGGFMSMVTSVSGFRGQKTLSQRGRTAYIALIMVAGTVVALLGKDSFLTSFKDFLLFLLTFFTPWSAINLVDYYLISRERYDIPALSDPEGRYGAWRWDALGVYAVGILAQLPFLVTHFYTGPLADPLGGADISWIVGLAVPAALYWLLARRNTAHVPEETLYTLVPPQKP, from the coding sequence ATGGCAGCTGAAGACCTGGTGGAGCGGCGCTCCATCGACGTCGTCCCGGACGACGAACGGCACGGGACCGCGTTCAGTCAGTTCACCCTCTGGCTGGGCGCCAACCTCCAGATCACCGCGGTCGTCACGGGCGCACTCGCCGTCGTCTTCGGCGGCGACGTGGTGTGGTCGGCCGTCGGCCTGCTGCTCGGCAACCTCCTGGGCGGCGCCGTCATGGCCCTGCACTCCGCGCAGGGGCCGAAGCTCGGCCTGCCCCAGATGATCCAGTCGCGCGCCCAGTTCGGGGTGCGCGGCGCGGTCGTCCCCCTCCTCCTGGTCATCCTCATGTACGTGGGCTTCTTCGCGAGCGGCAGTGTCCTCGCCGGACAGGCGACCGCCGAGCTCACGCACACCGACGACACCACCGGCATCGTCGTCTTCGCCCTCGTGACGGCCGTGACGGCGGCGGTCGGCTACCGGGTGATCCACGTCCTGGGGCGGGTGGCCAGCGTGGTCTGCGCGCTCGCGTTCATCTACCTGGGCATCCGCCTGCTGGATCGTGCGGACCTGTCGGCGCTGCTCGGTGACGCGCGTTTCGACCTGCCGATGTTCCTGCTCGCGGTGTCGCTCTCGGCGTCCTGGCAACTCGCCTTCGGGCCGTACGTCGCGGACTACTCGCGCTATCTGCCGCGTACGACGTCGGGGCGGGTGACGTTCTGGTGGACCCTTTCGGGATCTGCCGTCGGCTCGCAGTGGTCGATGACCTTCGGCGTTCTCGTGGCGGCGAGCGCGGGTGAGGCGTTCCTGGTCAACCAGGTCGGTTACGTGGTCGGTCTGGGCGGCACGGGTCTGGTCGCGTCGTTCCTGTACTTCGTGATCGCGCTCGGCAAGCTGACCATCAACGTGCTGAACACCTACGGCGGCTTCATGTCGATGGTGACCAGCGTCAGCGGGTTCCGCGGCCAGAAGACGCTCTCGCAGCGCGGCAGGACCGCGTACATCGCGCTGATCATGGTGGCGGGGACGGTGGTGGCGCTCCTGGGCAAGGACAGCTTCCTGACGTCCTTCAAGGACTTCCTGCTGTTCCTGCTGACGTTCTTCACGCCGTGGTCGGCGATCAACCTGGTCGACTACTACCTGATCTCACGGGAGCGGTACGACATACCGGCGCTGTCCGACCCCGAGGGCCGCTACGGCGCCTGGCGCTGGGACGCTCTCGGGGTCTACGCGGTGGGAATCCTCGCCCAGCTGCCCTTCCTCGTCACGCACTTCTATACGGGACCGCTGGCGGATCCGCTGGGCGGTGCGGACATCTCCTGGATCGTGGGCCTGGCGGTCCCGGCGGCGCTGTACTGGCTGCTGGCACGCCGGAACACGGCCCACGTCCCGGAGGAGACGCTGTACACCCTGGTCCCTCCGCAGAAGCCCTGA
- a CDS encoding TetR/AcrR family transcriptional regulator: MRADARKNRDHLLAVAGDAIAEQGVDVSLRDIARRADVGLATLLRHFPTREALLEALLRTSFDELTARAAGLETSSSPADALVSWLRGCVAWTTEYRGVTVLMAAAIEDAESALHASCVTLRAAGARLLTRAQAAGVARTDIDGADLFALVAALAWLGDQPSLAPRADRLFGVVASAVLAGEGSGGAEKERGTALG, translated from the coding sequence ATGCGGGCCGACGCCAGGAAGAACCGCGACCACTTGCTCGCAGTCGCGGGTGACGCCATCGCCGAACAAGGCGTCGACGTGTCCCTGCGCGACATCGCACGCAGGGCGGATGTCGGGCTCGCCACACTGCTGCGTCACTTCCCGACGCGAGAGGCACTGCTCGAGGCCCTGCTCCGCACGAGCTTCGACGAGCTGACGGCGCGGGCGGCCGGGCTGGAGACGTCGAGCTCCCCGGCGGACGCTCTCGTCTCGTGGCTGCGCGGCTGCGTCGCGTGGACGACCGAGTACCGGGGCGTGACCGTGCTGATGGCGGCCGCCATCGAGGACGCCGAGTCCGCACTCCATGCTTCGTGCGTCACCCTGCGCGCGGCCGGAGCGCGGCTCCTCACCCGCGCCCAGGCCGCGGGCGTGGCGCGGACCGACATCGACGGCGCCGACCTGTTCGCGCTGGTGGCGGCGCTCGCCTGGCTCGGCGATCAGCCCTCGCTCGCGCCGCGCGCGGATCGCCTTTTCGGGGTTGTCGCGAGCGCGGTCCTCGCGGGCGAGGGGAGCGGCGGTGCCGAGAAGGAGCGCGGGACCGCCCTTGGCTGA
- a CDS encoding NADP-dependent oxidoreductase, whose product MPTHTMRAVRLHEHGGPEVLRYDEVPVPEPGPGEVLVRVHAVGVNPPDWYLRDGMSNLPPETRPTFGLPVIPGTDLSGVVAAVAADVDGFSVGDEVFGLLRFPGFGGSTYAEYVAAPVSDLARKPAGIDHVHAAGAPMAGLTAWQFLIELGHDHPSPFQAARHRPVPLGDGVTVLVNGAAGGVGHLALQLAKWQGARVIAVASGAHESFLRELGADEFIDYTRDRPEDLVRDVDLVLDTVGGPHSNRFLRTLKRGGSQFPVFFGEFDDEETAKLGVTVTGTQVRSDGAQLAELGRLLDTGTVRVAIDSTFPLAEARAAHERAARGHIQGKIVLTVG is encoded by the coding sequence ATGCCGACACACACGATGAGGGCGGTCCGGCTCCATGAGCACGGCGGCCCCGAGGTCCTTCGCTACGACGAGGTGCCGGTTCCCGAACCGGGGCCGGGTGAGGTGCTCGTCCGCGTGCACGCGGTCGGCGTCAATCCGCCGGACTGGTACCTGCGCGACGGGATGTCCAACCTGCCTCCGGAGACGAGGCCGACGTTCGGCCTTCCCGTGATCCCGGGGACGGACCTGTCGGGCGTCGTCGCGGCCGTCGCCGCGGACGTGGACGGCTTCTCCGTGGGCGACGAGGTCTTCGGCCTCCTCCGCTTCCCCGGCTTCGGCGGCAGCACGTACGCCGAGTACGTGGCCGCTCCCGTGTCGGACCTCGCCCGCAAGCCGGCCGGTATCGATCACGTGCACGCCGCAGGAGCTCCGATGGCCGGGCTCACCGCATGGCAGTTCCTGATCGAGCTCGGACACGATCACCCCTCGCCCTTCCAGGCGGCGCGGCATCGTCCGGTGCCACTCGGCGACGGCGTCACGGTGCTGGTCAACGGTGCGGCGGGCGGCGTGGGGCACTTGGCACTGCAACTCGCCAAGTGGCAGGGCGCGCGCGTCATCGCCGTGGCATCGGGCGCGCACGAATCGTTCCTGCGCGAGCTCGGCGCCGACGAGTTCATCGACTACACCAGGGACCGCCCCGAGGATCTCGTACGCGACGTCGACCTCGTCCTGGACACCGTGGGCGGCCCTCACAGCAACCGTTTCCTGCGCACGCTCAAGCGCGGCGGGTCCCAGTTCCCGGTGTTCTTCGGCGAGTTCGACGACGAGGAGACCGCGAAGCTGGGCGTCACGGTCACGGGGACCCAGGTCCGCTCCGACGGAGCGCAGCTCGCCGAGTTGGGGCGTCTGCTCGACACGGGCACGGTCCGCGTCGCGATCGACAGCACGTTTCCGCTGGCGGAGGCCCGGGCCGCACACGAACGCGCCGCCAGGGGACATATCCAGGGCAAGATCGTGCTCACGGTCGGCTGA
- a CDS encoding rhamnogalacturonan acetylesterase, with product MNRTATVSSTSRRHLLLGAAGALGAGVVGALGVPGTAAAVASSTPGGRRAAATGTVYIASDSTAQTYNSGYYPQAGWGQKLSSYFTSNITVVNRAIGGRSSRSFIEQGRLAAIHDVIGPGDHLFVQFGHNDATVGNAERYTPPADYKEYLRNDYIRATRALGATPVVVTPVSRRSYNASTGKFNVSFPAYVDAAKAVAREEGAPLVDLSAASRTYLDGIGVEASKGIFLWLNAGQYANFPDGVQDDTHFQERGAVEMARLVSRAVAGLGLPLSGEVVPVPTR from the coding sequence ATGAACCGTACAGCCACGGTCAGCAGCACCAGCCGCAGACATCTGCTCCTCGGCGCCGCGGGCGCGCTCGGCGCCGGCGTCGTGGGCGCGCTGGGCGTTCCCGGCACCGCAGCCGCCGTCGCCTCGTCCACGCCCGGCGGAAGACGCGCGGCGGCGACCGGCACCGTGTACATCGCGAGCGACTCCACCGCGCAGACGTACAACTCGGGCTACTACCCGCAGGCCGGGTGGGGCCAGAAGCTCTCCTCGTACTTCACTTCGAACATCACCGTCGTCAACCGCGCGATCGGCGGCCGCAGTTCGCGGTCGTTCATCGAGCAGGGGCGGCTGGCCGCGATCCACGACGTGATCGGACCCGGCGACCACCTCTTCGTGCAGTTCGGGCACAACGACGCGACCGTCGGCAATGCCGAGCGCTACACGCCGCCCGCCGACTACAAGGAGTACCTGCGCAACGACTACATCCGCGCGACCCGGGCCCTGGGCGCCACACCGGTCGTGGTGACGCCGGTGTCACGGCGCTCCTACAACGCCTCCACCGGGAAGTTCAACGTCTCGTTCCCCGCCTACGTGGACGCCGCGAAGGCGGTGGCACGGGAGGAGGGGGCCCCGCTGGTCGACCTCTCGGCGGCCAGCCGTACCTACCTCGACGGGATCGGGGTGGAGGCGTCCAAGGGGATCTTCCTGTGGCTGAACGCCGGGCAGTACGCGAACTTCCCCGACGGTGTCCAGGACGACACACACTTCCAGGAGCGAGGAGCCGTCGAGATGGCCCGTCTCGTGTCGAGGGCCGTGGCGGGGCTGGGACTGCCCCTCTCGGGAGAGGTGGTACCCGTGCCCACGCGCTGA
- a CDS encoding O-acetyl-ADP-ribose deacetylase, giving the protein MTTRPTITLVRGDITEQHADVLVNAANSSLLGGGGVDGAIHRRGGPEILAACRDLRASHYGKGLPTGQAVATTAGRLHAGHVVHTVGPVWSSTEDRSALLASCYRESLRVASELRARTVAFPAISTGIYGWPLDDGARIAVRTVREAALPPIAEVRFVLFDEEAYARFDQALEE; this is encoded by the coding sequence ATGACGACACGACCGACGATCACCCTCGTACGCGGGGACATCACAGAGCAGCACGCCGACGTCCTGGTCAACGCCGCCAACTCCTCACTTCTCGGCGGGGGCGGGGTGGACGGCGCGATCCACCGGCGGGGCGGGCCCGAGATCCTCGCCGCCTGCCGTGACCTGCGGGCCTCGCACTACGGCAAGGGACTGCCCACCGGGCAGGCGGTGGCGACGACGGCCGGCCGGCTGCATGCGGGGCATGTCGTCCACACGGTGGGTCCGGTCTGGTCGAGCACCGAGGACCGGTCCGCGCTGCTGGCCTCCTGCTACCGGGAGTCCCTGCGGGTGGCGTCGGAGCTGCGCGCCCGGACGGTCGCCTTTCCGGCGATCTCGACGGGCATCTACGGCTGGCCGCTCGACGACGGGGCCCGGATCGCCGTGCGTACGGTCCGTGAGGCAGCTCTCCCACCGATCGCGGAGGTCCGGTTCGTGCTCTTCGACGAGGAGGCGTACGCCCGTTTCGACCAGGCGCTCGAGGAATAG